One Fusarium falciforme chromosome 12, complete sequence DNA window includes the following coding sequences:
- a CDS encoding Pyr-redox-2 domain-containing protein, translating to MTVDHRTSRLQRILVAGGGFAGLSFIGNLLDLCQGRKARFDLDKAADDDNGAKVDVLITIVDERDGYFHTIGAPLAMVSEEYSQKVWTEYSALEILQHPSVKYIQGKLASVSPESKEAVILPFNSETPSTVCYDFFVAATGLHRAWPVVPQDLTKSEFLADVKRQVKAIRDAKDGVVVIGGGAVGVEIAAEILHTHPGTKVSLLHGGQTLLASEPLPANLKSLILQALRNQGVNVMLRKRAKTVKSRSEGRNKYVVELADGGEITAGHVIWATSNPIPSTEYLPSRCLYGVVMLNIKDGDSTVAQHFAVGDIVSFEGIRRCSPAMQMGYFAAVNIYEQMTADTPDLKHFEGFPEMFRYAFGNEAVLWSPGEDIVFGEEPRRAVFEDDLCLRKCWNYMGLGNIWYLMTFFGSSLHFSFQFNKFVKMRFIIDDKPRQDQGKEVPLMVIGAGLPRAATSSLQAALERIGFAPCLHMAEVIPHVDRMQLLLEAVREKDTQVRHKMLRQLIHGHYAICDLPVVFFTPDLMDMYPDVKIVLNGRPDPDVWARSAADSFRFIFSPWFKWTGLLWTTDRIWYQLNRESEKYCQELFGDGDIFTGRCYREYYDMVRAEAKKRGKEVLEFKAEDGYEPLCKFLGKDVPEEPFPKLNEKRTFQIVQAILIARGLLAWSALGVGCWGAWKLADHFLR from the exons ATGACCGTCGATCATCGTACGAGCCGCCTCCAACGAATTCTTGTTGCTGGAGGTGGTTTTGCCGGTTTAAGTTTCATTGGGAACCTGCTCGACTTGTGTCAAGGACGGAAAGCCCGATTTGATCTGGATAAAGCTGCCGATGATGATAATGGCGCAAAAGTTGATGTGTTGATCACAATAGTCGACGAGAGAGATGGATACT TTCATACCATTGGGGCACCGCTTGCCATGGTCAGTGAAGAGTACAGTCAAAAAGTATGGACAGAGTACTCAGCCCTGGAGATTCTGCAACATCCAAGTGTAAAGTATATCCAAGGCAAACTTGCTTCTGTTTCACCAGAGTCAAAAGAGGCCGTGATCCTGCCATTCAACAGCGAGACTCCATCTACAGTTTGTTACGATTTCTTCGTCGCAGCCACGGGGCTTCATAGAGCTTGGCCGGTTGTCCCCCAAGATTTGACAAAGTCCGAATTTCTAGCCGATGTGAAGAGGCAGGTGAAGGCTATCCGGGATGCCAAAGATGGCGTGGTGGTGATCGGTGGCG GCGCCGTAGGAGTTGAGATTGCAGCCGAGATTCTGCACACTCACCCTGGTACCAAAGTCTCGTTGCTTCATGGTGGACAGACCCTCTTGGCCTCGGAGCCGTTGCCAGCGAACTTGAAAAGTTTAATTCTTCAAGCACTCCGCAATCAAGGCGTCAATGTGATGCTCAGGAAGAGAGCCAAGACGGTCAAGTCTCGAAGCGAAGGCAGAAACAAGTATGTCGTGGAATTGGCTGATGGTGGCGAGATCACGGCAGGCCATGTCATTTGGGCAACTTCCAACCCGATTCCTTCTACAGAATATCTTCCGTCACGTTGTCTATATGGAGTGGTTAT GCTAAACATCAAGGATGGTGACTCAACTGTGGCACAGCATTTCGCTGTCGGGGATATTGTCTCCTTTGAGGGTATCCGACGCTGCAGTCCCGCAATGCAGATGGGATATTTTGCCGCTGTCAACATATATGAACAGATGACAGCAGACACGCCCGACTTGAAGCACTTTGAAGGGTTCCCTGAAATGTTCCGATACGCATTCGGTAACGAAGCGGTGCTATGGAGTCCTGGTGAAGACATTGTCTTTGGGGAGGAACCTCGGCGGGCTGTGTTTGAAGATGACTTGTGCTTGAGGA AATGTTGGAACTACATGGGCTTGGGCAAC ATTTGGTATTTAATGACTTTCTTCGGGTCGTCGCTTCATTTCTCTTTTCAATTCAATAAATTTGTTAAAATGCGTTTCATCATCGACGACAAGCCGCGTCAAGATCAGGGCAAGGAGGTGCCGCTCATGGTCATCGGAGCTGGCCTCCCCCGTGCCGCCACATCATCCTTGCAAGCAGCACTCGAAAGGATCGGTTTCGCACCATGTCTTCACATGGCAGAAGTCATTCCTCATGTGGACCGTatgcagcttcttctggagGCGGTGCGCGAAAAGGACACACAGGTTCGCCACAAGATGCTACGCCAACTCATCCATGGTCATTATGCCATTTGCGATCTTCCCGTTGTGTTCTTCACTCCCGACCTTATGGACATGTACCCCGACGTCAAGATCGTCTTGAATGGACGACCTGACCCAGACGTCTGGGCTCGCAGCGCCGCCGACAGCTTCAGGTTCATATTTTCGCCATGGTTTAAGTGGACGGGACTTCTATGGACGACAGACAGGATCTGGTACCAACTCAACCGAGAATCGGAGAAATATTGCCAAGAACTTTTCGGCGACGGCGACATCTTTACTGGCAGGTGTTACAGAGAGTACTACGACATGGTGAGAGCCGAGGCGAAGAAGCGAGGGAAAGAGGTGCTCGAGTTCAAGGCTGAAGATGGCTATGAACCACTGTGCAAGTTTTTGGGAAAGGATGTCCCGGAGGAGCCGTTCCCAAAATTGAACGAGAAAAGGACTTTCCAGATTGTTCAGGCTATTCTCATCGCGAGGGGGCTGCTTGCTTGGTCGGCTTTGGGTGTTGGATGTTGGGGTGCTTGGAAACTGGCCGATCACTTCCTGCGGTGA
- a CDS encoding MFS domain-containing protein codes for MATLRDEKEEIDAKERAAIVTLDRPQGETTQTTLFSLFNRGAEKKNPDDIATQPSVFDDPQQAPHFQPHPKYENIHRFDPMFTWTWGEETPLVKKLDLRVTFWAWVAFMALNMDQASLGQANADNFLDDLKLDTNDYNLGVTLFRVTFLLAEIPSQLVSKKVGPEKWIPTLMLSWSMVAICQFWLSGRSSFLACRALMGLLQGGFIPDLVLYLSYFFKATELPIRMAILWTATRLSSVVAPLLAYGVLRLRGVHGYSGWRWLFLTEGLLNFVIAFGSIFMMVPSVTQTKRPWRKDGWFNEREEKILVNRILRDDPSKGDMHNRQPITFKLFWDSLCDFDLWPMYFLGLTFVLPSMPPAQYLTLTLRQIGFDTLSTNLLTIPAQLGTTINMLLVTYISGKIGQRALIGLFTQLWFLPCIVALAVLPADVNKWAMYALVTVLLSYPNPHPLQTAWCSHNSNSVRTRALSASLYNMSVQLQSIIGSNIYREDDRPEYRRGNRVLIGINCLNIVLYILIKVYYTWRNKQKEKKWNSMTTEEKIRYLETSTDQGSKRLDFRFVS; via the exons atggcgaCCCTTAGAgatgagaaagaagagatcGACGCCAAGGAGAGGGCAGCCATCGTCACGCTCGACCGACCTCAGGGTGAGACGACTCAAACCACCCTGTTCAGTCTGTTTAATCGGGGCGCCGAGAAAAAGAACCCCGATGACATTGCTACTCAGCCAAGTGTCTTTGATGACCCTCAGCAGGCCCCGCACTTCCAGCCGCATCCCAAGTATGAGAACATTCACCGGTTTGACCCAATGTTTACTTGGACGTGGGGCGAGGAGACT CCTCTTGTTAAGAAGTTGGACTTGAGGGTTACGTTTTGGGCTTGGGTTGCATTCATGGCTTTGAACATGGACCAGGCCAGCTTGGGACAGGCCAATGCAGACAACTTTCTTGATGACCTGAAGTTGGATACCAATG ACTACAACCTTGGTGTTACCCTGTTCAGAGTGACATTCCTTCTCGCCGAGATCCCATCCCAGCTCGTCAGCAAGAAAGTTGGCCCCGAAAAATGGATCCCTACCCTCATGCTGTCTTGGTCTATGGTCGCCATCTGTCAATTCTGGCTCAGCGGCCGCTCATCCTTCCTCGCTTGCCGTGCCTTGATGGGTCTTCTCCAGGGAGGCTTCATCCCAGACCTAGTCCTCTACCTCTCATACTTCTTCAAGGCGACAGAGCTTCCTATTCGGATGGCGATTCTCTGGACGGCTACACGTCTGAGCAGCGTCGTTGCTCCGCTGCTTGCCTATGGTGTTCTCAGACTAAGAGGTGTCCACGGCTACTCTGGTTGGAGATGGCTCTTCCTGACCGAAGGCCTGCTCAACTTTGTCATTGCCTTCGGATCCATCTTCATGATGGTACCCTCAGTAACCCAGACAAAGAGGCCGTGGCGCAAAGACGGCTGGTTCAACGAGCGCGAGGAAAAGATCCTCGTGAATCGCATCCTTCGAGATGACCCGTCCAAGGGTGATATGCACAACAGACAGCCCATCACTTTTAAGCTGTTCTGGGATTCTCTTTGCGACTTTGACCTCTGGCCCATGTACTTCTTGGGCCTGACATTTGTCTTGCCGTCTATGCCGCCGGCTCAGTACCTGACCCTCACGTTGCGTCAGATTGGCTTTGACACGCTCAGCACGAACTTGTTGACTATTCCAGCTCAGCTGGGGACTACCATCAAT ATGCTGTTGGTCACCTATATCTCTGGCAAGATTGGGCAGAGGGCTCTCATCGGACTCTTCACCCAGCTTTGGTTCCTCCCGTGCATAGTAGCCCTAGCTGTCCTGCCTGCCGACGTGAACAAATGGGCCATGTACGCCCTGGTGACGGTGCTCCTCTCATATCCGAACCCCCACCCCCTGCAGACAGCCTGGTGCTCACACAACTCCAACTCGGTCCGCACCCGAGCCCTATCAGCCTCGCTCTACAACATGTCTGTTCAGCTGCAGTCAATCATCGGTTCCAACATCTACAGAGAAGACGACAGACCAGAATATCGCCGTGGTAACCGGGTTCTAATCGGCATTAACTGTCTGAACATTGTCCTCTACATACTCATCaaggtttattatacctGGAGGAATaagcagaaggagaagaagtggaaTAGCATGACGACGGAGGAAAAGATCCGGTATCTTGAGACGTCGACTGACCAGGGAAGCAAGCGGCTTGATTTCCGCTTTGTTTCTTAA